The following are encoded in a window of Rubellicoccus peritrichatus genomic DNA:
- a CDS encoding prephenate dehydrogenase produces the protein MFRSVCILGPGLLGASLMQALRERGLAERLTTWSRRAETRLKCEGKPWCDAVYPTALEAVDGADLIVICLPVEHIVPTLEGIRSAIKPGCLVTDVGSTKSLICRHGQAIMPEGVDFIGSHPMVGSEKTGPENGYAELFEGGACFVTPLVDTPQAVIEKTIRLWKAVGMEVGSASPEKHDEIVAHISHLPHFLASALCSYLATQNNDWQNFAGAGLRDTTRIASGDPALWKSIASQNREEILRALDGFEEEIQRFRSALHNEKWFEIINLLERGKTYRDRLRMSK, from the coding sequence ATGTTTAGAAGCGTATGTATTCTAGGACCCGGACTTTTGGGGGCATCTCTGATGCAAGCTCTGCGTGAGCGGGGACTGGCCGAACGCCTCACAACCTGGTCGAGGCGCGCTGAAACCCGCTTGAAATGCGAAGGCAAGCCCTGGTGTGACGCTGTTTACCCAACTGCTCTGGAAGCAGTCGATGGAGCCGACCTGATTGTCATCTGCCTGCCAGTCGAACATATTGTGCCAACTCTGGAAGGAATCAGGTCAGCGATTAAGCCAGGTTGCCTGGTGACCGACGTTGGCAGTACTAAAAGCCTGATCTGCCGACATGGTCAGGCCATTATGCCAGAAGGTGTCGATTTCATTGGATCCCACCCCATGGTGGGTTCAGAGAAAACCGGACCGGAGAATGGCTATGCGGAACTTTTTGAAGGCGGCGCCTGTTTTGTCACTCCATTGGTTGACACACCACAAGCCGTTATCGAGAAAACCATTCGCCTATGGAAGGCAGTGGGGATGGAAGTAGGAAGTGCCTCTCCTGAAAAGCATGATGAGATTGTAGCTCACATTAGCCACCTGCCACATTTCCTTGCCTCAGCACTTTGCTCATATCTCGCCACACAGAACAACGACTGGCAGAACTTTGCCGGTGCGGGCTTGCGTGACACGACAAGAATTGCAAGCGGCGATCCGGCACTGTGGAAATCTATTGCCAGCCAGAATCGCGAAGAAATCCTACGTGCCCTTGACGGTTTTGAAGAAGAAATACAGCGATTTCGCTCTGCACTGCATAATGAAAAGTGGTTCGAAATCATCAATCTACTCGAACGCGGCAAAACCTATCGTGACAGACTGCGCATGAGTAAGTAA
- a CDS encoding glycoside hydrolase family 125 protein has translation MGYIFSKNLPIPRKIASSSLAMKYPCQRPAFEKRLFVSNTIDDAINRISTSIANPEIAWLFSNCLPNTLDTTVYYSNKDKEDTFVITGDIDAMWLRDSAAQIWPYLRFVKDDSALSSLFRGLINRQARCILLDPYANAFYREPHLGKWKDDLTEMKPGVHERKWEIDSLCYFLRLSHGYWSATNDKSCFGGRWKSALIATLNTIKEQQHFDRSYVFQRQSPRSSDTLSMDGVANPSKRCGLVRSAFRPSDDACLLPFLIPSNSFLSVTLNHISELIDQVYQDTMIAGGCRELAKEIEQAIRNEAMQQHPTGKTVYAYEVDGFGGRVFMDDANIPSLLSLPYLGFCSKNDPVYQNTRAAILGPDNPYFFKGSAGEGIGGPHIGMDYIWPMAIIMRALTSDDDEEILQCLRILKTTHAGTGFMHESFHKNDPKEFTRPWFGWVNSLFGELILTLYEERPHLLDQAV, from the coding sequence ATGGGATATATATTTTCAAAAAATTTGCCGATACCAAGAAAGATAGCTTCATCATCTCTCGCTATGAAATATCCATGCCAGCGTCCTGCATTTGAAAAGCGTCTTTTTGTCTCCAACACGATTGATGACGCAATCAATCGCATCAGCACATCGATAGCTAACCCTGAGATCGCCTGGCTTTTCAGCAACTGCCTGCCCAATACCCTCGACACGACGGTCTACTATTCCAACAAGGACAAAGAGGACACATTTGTCATCACCGGAGATATCGATGCAATGTGGCTACGAGATTCAGCTGCTCAGATTTGGCCATATCTACGCTTTGTGAAAGACGACAGTGCTCTTTCTTCGCTCTTTCGTGGCCTGATTAATCGACAAGCTCGTTGTATTCTTTTGGACCCCTACGCGAACGCATTTTATCGCGAGCCGCATCTTGGCAAATGGAAGGATGACCTCACAGAAATGAAACCGGGCGTGCATGAACGCAAATGGGAAATTGATTCATTGTGCTACTTCCTCCGCCTCTCACATGGCTACTGGAGCGCAACAAATGATAAGAGCTGTTTTGGTGGGAGATGGAAATCAGCCCTCATCGCGACCCTTAATACCATCAAAGAGCAACAGCACTTCGATCGCTCCTATGTTTTTCAGCGTCAGTCTCCTCGCAGTAGCGATACATTATCCATGGACGGTGTGGCAAATCCTTCGAAAAGATGCGGGCTTGTTCGTTCAGCTTTTCGCCCTTCGGATGACGCCTGTCTTTTGCCATTCCTGATTCCATCCAATTCCTTCCTTAGCGTTACACTCAACCATATCTCGGAACTCATAGACCAGGTTTACCAGGACACAATGATCGCAGGTGGGTGTAGAGAGCTTGCCAAAGAAATCGAACAGGCTATCCGCAACGAGGCCATGCAACAACACCCCACTGGCAAAACTGTTTACGCCTACGAAGTCGATGGTTTCGGCGGACGAGTCTTCATGGATGATGCAAACATTCCGAGCCTACTGTCTCTGCCCTACCTCGGTTTCTGTTCAAAGAATGATCCGGTTTATCAGAACACCCGTGCTGCCATACTAGGCCCAGATAATCCATATTTCTTCAAAGGCTCAGCAGGTGAAGGCATCGGCGGTCCACATATTGGAATGGATTATATCTGGCCCATGGCCATCATCATGCGTGCATTAACATCAGACGACGATGAGGAAATTCTCCAATGCCTCCGAATACTAAAAACCACTCATGCCGGAACCGGATTCATGCATGAAAGTTTTCACAAGAATGATCCCAAAGAGTTCACCCGCCCCTGGTTTGGCTGGGTCAACTCACTCTTTGGAGAGCTGATTCTAACACTGTATGAAGAACGGCCGCATCTGCTGGATCAGGCTGTATAG
- a CDS encoding SUMF1/EgtB/PvdO family nonheme iron enzyme — protein MAHRKGFFYRFRIPFRILGILLVFALAAALGLFLAKLGPRKVSDSELAELNLSASQVAEIVAEAEDLDEQYDAIEKLRKPTEEDLALLRGAQDKLVEALDAAGGSNAEIRIALDKARQRFQNAMAEKLYEESQRLEVEIAGVSANDPKARIKLYTQAIALQEEINKDYAMSNRRDIGRQTRLERERGMLQAKPLYEKSIAAQEEAELAIEAQDWDAAGIALERAIDSQKTLNMEFRGLKYADLNRLSELEVDLVSLKSGRIYDRIKELEEAGDEALEAGNYRESAGVYVKAERLQQQLNRDFPGSRFASSQRVEDFQTLQETALGSELAKEIKTELGMLDKSLRGRNVWEASDQIQNLNQKIKQFSETYPRNTTITDEEKVKLQFLEFVQNDLALLQDRIYGQLILIPDSNDWHLLRTEVSQALFTSIMLSNPSRRKGELFPVDSITWDEAKDFCQKASWLLARPVRLPTQAEFSVSIGPLRYVNLDSVSWNQQNSGGVTHEVGTKEANAAGYHDLLGNVAEWLESDSLPGDSEGFLAGGSAETSIDALVDKPIEILNRRTRNRLNGFRIAVRIEE, from the coding sequence ATGGCTCATCGCAAAGGATTCTTTTATCGATTTCGCATCCCATTTCGCATTTTGGGCATTTTATTGGTTTTTGCCTTGGCGGCTGCTTTAGGTTTGTTCTTAGCCAAGCTGGGGCCGCGTAAAGTCAGTGATTCTGAACTGGCCGAGCTGAATCTGTCAGCAAGTCAAGTTGCCGAGATTGTTGCTGAGGCTGAAGACCTGGACGAGCAATACGATGCCATAGAAAAACTGAGAAAGCCTACAGAAGAGGATTTGGCACTACTTAGAGGAGCCCAAGACAAGCTAGTGGAGGCTCTTGACGCTGCTGGTGGCTCGAATGCTGAGATTCGCATTGCTCTCGATAAGGCGCGTCAGCGATTCCAAAATGCAATGGCTGAAAAGCTTTATGAAGAGAGCCAGCGCCTTGAGGTTGAAATCGCTGGTGTCTCGGCCAATGACCCCAAAGCACGTATCAAATTGTACACTCAGGCCATCGCATTGCAGGAGGAAATTAACAAAGATTATGCGATGAGCAACAGGCGCGATATTGGCAGGCAGACCAGACTGGAGCGTGAGCGCGGAATGCTTCAGGCAAAGCCTTTGTATGAAAAAAGCATAGCAGCACAGGAAGAAGCCGAGTTGGCTATTGAAGCACAGGATTGGGATGCCGCAGGTATCGCGCTCGAACGTGCCATTGATTCCCAGAAGACTCTTAATATGGAGTTCCGGGGTTTGAAGTACGCCGACTTGAATCGATTGTCCGAGTTGGAAGTTGATCTGGTCTCGCTCAAGTCCGGCCGTATCTACGATCGAATTAAGGAGCTGGAGGAAGCAGGTGATGAAGCATTGGAAGCCGGTAATTATCGAGAGTCTGCCGGTGTGTATGTCAAAGCTGAGCGGCTTCAACAGCAATTGAACCGTGACTTCCCAGGTAGTCGCTTTGCCTCTTCTCAAAGGGTTGAAGATTTTCAAACACTGCAGGAAACGGCTTTGGGGAGTGAATTGGCCAAGGAAATAAAGACAGAGTTGGGCATGCTCGATAAAAGCTTACGTGGCAGGAATGTCTGGGAGGCTTCCGATCAGATTCAAAACCTTAACCAGAAGATAAAGCAATTCTCTGAGACTTATCCGCGCAACACGACAATTACCGATGAAGAGAAGGTGAAATTACAGTTTCTCGAATTTGTTCAGAATGATTTGGCACTCCTTCAGGACCGAATTTATGGACAATTGATTCTCATTCCAGATAGCAATGATTGGCATCTGCTCAGGACGGAAGTGTCTCAGGCCTTATTTACCAGTATTATGCTCAGTAACCCCAGCCGGCGTAAAGGTGAACTTTTTCCCGTTGATTCCATTACCTGGGATGAAGCAAAGGACTTCTGCCAGAAAGCTTCATGGTTATTGGCTAGACCAGTTCGTTTGCCGACGCAGGCTGAGTTTTCCGTCTCAATCGGTCCATTAAGATATGTTAACCTTGATAGCGTTTCATGGAATCAGCAAAATAGTGGTGGGGTGACCCACGAAGTTGGTACGAAGGAGGCAAATGCAGCCGGATACCATGATTTACTTGGTAATGTTGCTGAATGGCTTGAATCTGATTCGCTCCCTGGGGATTCCGAGGGTTTTCTGGCTGGTGGAAGTGCAGAGACCTCGATCGATGCGTTAGTCGACAAACCAATTGAGATTTTGAATCGCCGGACACGTAATCGCTTGAATGGCTTCCGAATTGCTGTGAGAATTGAAGAATGA
- a CDS encoding PIN/TRAM domain-containing protein, translated as MNRTFFIIRAFFFTLCIIGAWLLWYAAGFEVTQAPSKLLLYLFTGVLLGALTILVDIFLKGFSLRGLTAVTFGLAMGGLIAFLISSSPLLEKGDAHTIFLVRLGLFVISMYLGTVIALRGRDEFNLVIPYIKFVPQKVDSQVVVVDTSALIDGRIHGICKSGFMASELVVPRFVIDELQHIADSTDPSRQARGRKGLQVLNELRKLENIHLSIQESDLGNREQVDAKLIFVAQSLKARLLTLDFNLAKLAEFQGVDWLNINSLAKALNPEVFVGEKFDIELIKTGKDEGQAIGYLGDGSMVVVNDGEAMIGQTAHVEVVSILPSAGGRMAFCKLIR; from the coding sequence ATGAATAGAACTTTCTTTATCATCCGAGCCTTCTTTTTTACCCTCTGTATCATTGGTGCGTGGCTGCTATGGTACGCTGCTGGTTTTGAAGTGACTCAAGCACCGTCGAAACTGCTCCTCTATCTTTTTACAGGTGTGTTGCTTGGGGCATTGACTATTCTGGTCGATATTTTTCTAAAAGGTTTTTCCCTTCGGGGGCTGACGGCGGTTACTTTCGGCTTGGCGATGGGGGGTCTGATCGCCTTTCTCATTTCCTCATCGCCACTCTTGGAAAAGGGCGACGCTCATACCATATTCCTCGTTCGGCTTGGGCTGTTTGTTATTTCAATGTACCTTGGGACGGTTATCGCTCTTCGTGGAAGGGATGAATTCAATTTGGTGATACCATACATCAAATTTGTGCCGCAAAAGGTGGACTCTCAGGTTGTTGTCGTTGATACGAGTGCTTTGATTGATGGCCGGATTCATGGTATTTGCAAAAGCGGATTTATGGCTTCTGAACTTGTTGTGCCCAGGTTTGTTATTGATGAATTACAGCATATCGCAGACTCCACAGACCCATCAAGGCAAGCCAGAGGGCGTAAGGGCTTGCAGGTCTTGAATGAGCTGCGAAAACTCGAGAACATTCACTTGTCGATTCAGGAGAGCGATCTTGGGAATCGCGAACAAGTGGATGCCAAGCTCATCTTTGTTGCGCAGTCCCTTAAGGCCCGCTTACTCACTCTGGACTTTAATTTGGCCAAGCTGGCTGAATTTCAGGGCGTAGATTGGTTGAACATCAATTCTCTGGCAAAGGCTTTGAATCCTGAAGTGTTTGTTGGCGAGAAATTTGACATTGAGCTTATCAAAACTGGTAAAGACGAGGGGCAGGCGATTGGCTATCTGGGAGATGGCTCGATGGTTGTTGTCAATGATGGTGAGGCAATGATTGGCCAGACGGCTCATGTCGAAGTTGTCAGCATTTTACCCTCGGCTGGAGGACGAATGGCATTTTGTAAGCTGATTCGCTAA
- a CDS encoding type II secretion system protein yields the protein MNNTKSKKGFTLVEIMIVVVIIGLLAAMAIPAFNKVREQSREKSITNNLRQIASAGQQYILEEGETQVTFTALEGTYFPTIAQVSGENYNALIVGEDGGSLVVTTSGGDTIIYTY from the coding sequence ATGAATAATACTAAAAGCAAAAAAGGTTTCACACTTGTGGAAATCATGATCGTTGTAGTTATTATCGGCCTCTTGGCTGCTATGGCTATTCCAGCGTTCAACAAAGTTCGTGAGCAATCACGTGAGAAGTCTATCACCAACAATCTTCGTCAGATCGCTTCTGCTGGTCAGCAGTACATCCTCGAAGAAGGTGAAACACAAGTTACATTCACTGCACTCGAAGGCACTTACTTCCCAACAATCGCTCAGGTCTCTGGTGAGAACTACAATGCGTTGATCGTCGGTGAAGATGGTGGTTCTTTGGTAGTGACTACCTCTGGTGGTGACACGATTATCTACACCTACTAA